A DNA window from Rossellomorea marisflavi contains the following coding sequences:
- the dptH gene encoding DNA phosphorothioation-dependent restriction protein DptH: protein MSNQFYNYIVSTVLDYFKNTKIKAGNRYYLQLDSQVELELLIDALKEIKNIQSFHYKHEEGEEYQTFSIPFNNVNLVVAYTSSHVTPDFLVTLRNLVGEQKDAWKNTALLSIVSEQLDSIQGGSSDLQKEGMPLHLNSIFSNLKIKIENSVLDKVDQIILQDNLENLLKEQAYQQITLFDFEDLFNTLEKGSIENQEYHKFGLFKDPDLGSFKGKDQQSRLDDNRELFDFVKRVHDLGLGDDELEKKFLPNGVKELKSEDWMEVSFPEVHKLHKEFTETTGNKKVDLQDMKAIHKLPLWNKPHKETKAGHRKRHIIVFNPEQLDEVNLHAHFEMQGVKSLSKNFLTVQNQFKSVCEVDVKKSNIEISIKAKKNQVTFARFTYKHDKKVSLGVDCLIAVVPLEPIDLENFKSSYSVDPVKQVVGLQYEGDQIIMGRGLKKEVQEVEANGQNVQVSTESVVTVKPLAEAFDDDDELKINLVFDEVTIPVLLRNEIKDSFPITGQRLWKLIREKGQDVQWLKETNRLVLENSEFYLNPDYKQYFQWEDQWVEDGIKHAKFESDQLMAEDLKLSDDLREAYSRFITHFKVNNTIPSLTYVSETYAQRAKEYISAYLNDIGSFKDGSPAGRKGMDLFKLGTIQSNEMMYLTPFHPLMIAFKLKIYELLGNEEVDNSVLNRLHPDALLPFVYDERQQLFKSEHQQSALEWLTFKEVQQVSVSDANQFLAKVVSDKLVQFKEHFSYLFIDESLAPIQVNIIHIINDHEALKGILQWMLTVIKNDGIEKLKPVEVTLYRDSDTESAFDLFARTESIAILKEHFDLKLKFNEYDEEDVMKKIREKLFFYKKSESEEYKYAHISFYKMKAQESFAVQPMSEMESGISIEGLYSSVPSMKDEENYKSGFGVKSYTVEEDNDVSTVSFYVNELAANLRNSGNDSYRKGEAIFSRTTTTDEEDLKKIFSASHWVTFVDPTIDLEYFNKYDDNLVVIHYSDQYSSSSRYDAITVTDKSDQYYSVIKEFLNNKEVEGTNQNVLSTIKAFNTFNGEWLLRIIGSKGHFDREKLSIISAIKYSVSYLDHPNILWVPISLEEVLRVAGAVSLNRSDGVFTAKNLGVKGSHSDDLLLIGLEQLGEKLSLHFYPVEVKIGINSSAVIDKAKTQVKKTRKLLFETLTGEVGNTFTGKFYRNFFAQLLISNALKLEQSEFWSGKGYSLLGEVREKLVKDQYSISSSLEPFIGEGAILSFKKDLHYRSAVNDSNILQLNFTEKDGYSGLVQPIVEMRNWVQEKETDFVKEDLLSVTYVPSKSSDHNEHLTSIVDPPEPYGVYPSPNGEDNSGMKDPSDDDQEQPEIVKPTVHPDPNPEPKPEPNPEPELAGGHDLEQSRILIGKPEKTNHKIYWEYGNKGLANRHLLISGKSGQGKTYFMQCLLLEKSKLGIPSIVIDYTEGFLPNQLEEEFVTFMGDKLKHKIVYSEKLPINPFEKNIRDIGGIQLPESNTDVAERVKSVFSSVYKSLGIQQQNAIYEAILNGLDRYDEEMSLVKLKEMLEEDGSSYAKTALSQIRPLIDRNPFNNDQSLKWSDIVRSDGEVHIIQLTGFPRDVQLMITEFILWDLWNYSVRYGNKNQPMPVIMDEAQNLDHTEKSPSARILTEGRKFGWSAWYATQFLKSQLDAGELARLQNASQKVYFSPPEQEVSNIAGSLSKDPGEKKQWEAILSTLKKGQCIVHGPIQNDKGELSNPAPHIVNILPLSDRI, encoded by the coding sequence ATGTCAAACCAATTTTATAATTACATTGTATCTACTGTACTAGACTATTTTAAGAACACAAAAATAAAAGCAGGAAACAGATACTACCTCCAATTAGATAGTCAAGTTGAACTAGAACTGTTAATTGATGCCCTAAAAGAAATAAAAAACATTCAATCCTTTCACTATAAACATGAAGAAGGTGAAGAATATCAAACCTTCTCCATTCCATTTAACAATGTCAATCTGGTAGTAGCATATACTTCAAGCCATGTGACTCCAGATTTCCTAGTGACGCTAAGGAACTTAGTAGGTGAACAAAAAGATGCTTGGAAGAATACAGCGTTGTTAAGTATAGTTTCTGAGCAATTGGATTCAATCCAAGGAGGAAGCAGTGATCTCCAAAAAGAAGGGATGCCCCTCCACCTAAACTCCATCTTTTCAAATCTGAAGATCAAGATTGAGAATAGCGTTTTAGATAAGGTAGATCAAATTATCCTGCAAGATAATCTGGAAAATTTATTAAAAGAGCAAGCCTATCAACAGATTACACTGTTTGACTTTGAAGATCTCTTTAACACTTTGGAAAAAGGATCGATCGAAAATCAAGAGTATCATAAATTTGGACTGTTTAAAGATCCTGATTTGGGATCATTCAAAGGAAAAGATCAACAAAGCCGCTTGGATGATAACCGAGAACTTTTCGATTTTGTAAAAAGAGTTCACGATCTAGGATTGGGCGATGACGAATTAGAAAAGAAGTTCTTGCCTAATGGTGTAAAAGAGCTTAAATCTGAAGACTGGATGGAAGTGTCTTTCCCTGAAGTGCACAAGTTGCACAAAGAATTCACTGAGACTACAGGTAACAAGAAAGTGGATCTCCAAGACATGAAAGCTATACATAAGCTTCCATTGTGGAATAAACCTCATAAAGAAACCAAGGCAGGTCATCGAAAAAGGCATATTATTGTCTTTAATCCTGAGCAGTTAGATGAAGTAAATCTTCATGCTCACTTTGAGATGCAAGGTGTAAAGAGTCTTTCGAAAAACTTCCTTACAGTTCAAAACCAATTCAAATCGGTATGCGAAGTGGATGTGAAAAAATCAAATATAGAAATTTCAATCAAAGCTAAGAAAAACCAAGTAACCTTTGCTAGATTCACATACAAGCATGATAAGAAGGTCAGTCTTGGTGTTGATTGTTTGATAGCAGTCGTACCATTGGAACCAATCGACTTAGAGAACTTTAAGTCCAGCTATTCTGTGGATCCTGTTAAGCAAGTAGTCGGCCTGCAGTATGAAGGTGACCAGATTATCATGGGAAGAGGCTTGAAGAAAGAGGTTCAAGAAGTAGAAGCGAATGGACAAAATGTCCAGGTCTCTACTGAAAGTGTTGTGACAGTGAAGCCACTAGCAGAGGCATTTGATGATGATGATGAGCTTAAAATCAACTTAGTCTTTGATGAAGTGACCATACCGGTATTGCTGAGGAATGAGATCAAAGACTCCTTCCCAATCACAGGTCAGAGACTTTGGAAACTTATCCGAGAAAAAGGACAGGATGTCCAGTGGTTGAAAGAAACCAATCGATTAGTACTAGAAAACAGTGAATTTTACCTTAATCCAGACTATAAACAATATTTTCAATGGGAAGATCAATGGGTAGAAGATGGTATAAAGCATGCCAAATTCGAGTCTGATCAATTAATGGCTGAAGATCTTAAGCTTAGCGACGATTTGAGAGAAGCCTACAGTCGTTTTATTACTCACTTTAAAGTGAATAATACGATTCCAAGTTTGACTTATGTATCTGAGACTTACGCTCAACGAGCAAAAGAATATATTTCCGCCTATTTAAACGATATAGGATCGTTTAAAGATGGTAGTCCAGCTGGAAGAAAAGGAATGGACTTATTTAAGTTAGGAACCATTCAATCCAATGAAATGATGTATTTAACCCCATTTCACCCACTCATGATTGCGTTTAAACTCAAGATTTATGAGTTATTAGGGAATGAAGAGGTGGACAATAGTGTGCTCAATCGATTACATCCGGATGCTCTTCTTCCGTTTGTTTATGATGAGAGGCAACAATTATTCAAATCTGAACATCAGCAATCAGCGTTAGAATGGCTGACTTTTAAGGAAGTACAGCAAGTGTCAGTATCAGATGCGAATCAGTTCCTCGCAAAAGTAGTAAGTGACAAGCTAGTCCAATTTAAAGAACACTTTTCGTACCTATTTATTGATGAATCTTTGGCCCCCATACAAGTGAATATTATTCATATCATTAACGATCATGAAGCACTAAAAGGGATTCTTCAATGGATGCTTACTGTTATTAAAAACGATGGGATTGAAAAGCTAAAGCCAGTAGAAGTCACGCTATACCGCGATAGCGACACAGAGTCGGCATTTGATTTATTCGCTCGAACTGAATCGATAGCAATATTAAAAGAACACTTTGATCTTAAGTTAAAATTTAATGAGTACGATGAAGAAGATGTCATGAAGAAGATAAGGGAAAAGCTATTTTTCTACAAGAAGAGTGAGAGTGAAGAGTATAAGTATGCTCACATATCCTTCTATAAGATGAAGGCTCAAGAGAGTTTTGCTGTTCAACCTATGAGTGAAATGGAAAGCGGTATCTCCATTGAGGGCCTTTATTCTAGTGTGCCATCTATGAAAGATGAAGAGAACTATAAAAGTGGTTTTGGCGTCAAATCATACACTGTAGAAGAAGACAACGACGTATCCACAGTGTCTTTTTATGTGAACGAGCTAGCTGCCAATCTCCGAAACAGTGGGAATGACAGTTATCGTAAGGGGGAAGCAATCTTCTCTAGGACAACGACTACAGATGAAGAAGATTTAAAGAAAATCTTCTCTGCTTCTCATTGGGTTACCTTTGTAGATCCAACCATTGACCTTGAATACTTCAATAAGTACGATGATAACTTGGTTGTCATTCATTATAGTGATCAGTATTCTTCATCAAGCCGATATGATGCAATTACAGTAACAGATAAATCTGATCAATATTATTCAGTCATTAAAGAGTTTCTCAATAATAAGGAAGTAGAGGGTACAAATCAGAATGTATTAAGTACTATTAAAGCATTCAATACCTTCAACGGAGAGTGGCTGTTGCGAATCATCGGTAGTAAAGGGCATTTTGATCGAGAAAAGTTAAGTATCATTTCGGCGATCAAATACTCTGTTTCTTACTTGGATCACCCGAATATCCTGTGGGTACCCATCTCGCTTGAGGAAGTACTTAGAGTAGCCGGAGCAGTAAGTCTAAATAGATCAGATGGTGTCTTTACGGCTAAGAATTTAGGGGTGAAAGGTAGCCATAGCGATGACTTACTACTAATTGGTCTTGAGCAACTGGGTGAGAAACTCAGCTTGCATTTCTATCCTGTTGAAGTGAAGATTGGAATCAACAGTAGTGCAGTCATTGACAAGGCGAAAACACAAGTCAAAAAAACGAGAAAACTGTTATTTGAAACGCTCACAGGTGAAGTAGGGAATACATTCACTGGGAAGTTTTATCGTAACTTCTTCGCTCAATTACTAATTTCGAATGCGTTAAAGCTCGAGCAAAGTGAATTTTGGTCAGGTAAAGGATATTCATTACTTGGTGAGGTGAGGGAGAAGCTAGTTAAGGACCAATACAGTATATCTAGCAGCTTAGAACCATTTATTGGAGAAGGAGCTATACTTTCATTCAAAAAAGACCTTCATTACCGAAGCGCAGTGAATGATTCCAACATCCTTCAACTTAACTTTACTGAAAAAGACGGATATAGTGGACTTGTTCAACCAATTGTAGAAATGCGTAATTGGGTACAAGAAAAAGAGACAGACTTTGTCAAAGAAGACTTACTCTCAGTAACATATGTTCCCTCAAAAAGTTCGGATCATAATGAACACCTGACATCTATAGTGGACCCTCCAGAACCGTATGGAGTATATCCTTCTCCAAACGGTGAAGATAATTCAGGAATGAAAGACCCGAGTGATGATGATCAAGAACAACCAGAGATAGTAAAACCCACAGTGCATCCAGATCCAAACCCAGAACCAAAACCAGAACCAAACCCAGAACCAGAATTAGCTGGCGGTCATGACTTAGAGCAGTCGAGAATCTTAATTGGGAAACCAGAGAAAACAAACCATAAGATCTACTGGGAATATGGAAATAAAGGATTGGCCAACCGCCATTTACTAATCTCCGGTAAGTCTGGGCAAGGGAAAACGTATTTTATGCAATGCTTACTTCTAGAAAAGTCAAAGTTAGGTATTCCAAGCATCGTTATCGACTATACGGAAGGATTCCTTCCAAACCAATTAGAAGAGGAGTTCGTCACCTTCATGGGTGATAAACTCAAGCATAAGATTGTCTATAGCGAGAAGCTACCAATCAATCCGTTTGAGAAGAACATTCGAGACATCGGTGGGATTCAGCTACCCGAATCCAATACAGATGTAGCTGAACGGGTAAAAAGCGTATTCTCATCTGTCTATAAAAGTTTGGGGATTCAGCAACAGAATGCAATCTATGAAGCCATTCTCAATGGTCTTGACCGATATGACGAAGAGATGAGTTTAGTGAAATTGAAGGAGATGTTGGAGGAAGACGGAAGTAGCTATGCTAAAACGGCACTTTCTCAAATTCGTCCTCTGATCGACCGCAATCCTTTTAACAATGATCAGTCCCTCAAATGGAGCGATATTGTGAGAAGTGATGGGGAAGTTCACATCATCCAACTGACTGGATTCCCACGTGATGTTCAGTTAATGATAACTGAATTTATCCTATGGGATTTGTGGAATTACTCGGTAAGATACGGTAATAAAAATCAGCCAATGCCTGTCATTATGGATGAAGCGCAAAATTTGGATCACACCGAAAAGTCTCCTTCTGCTAGGATTCTGACAGAAGGTCGAAAGTTTGGATGGTCTGCATGGTATGCGACCCAATTCCTGAAGTCACAACTTGATGCGGGTGAGTTAGCTAGATTGCAAAATGCATCGCAAAAAGTATATTTCTCTCCGCCAGAACAAGAAGTATCAAACATTGCTGGCAGTCTGTCTAAAGACCCTGGTGAGAAGAAACAGTGGGAAGCCATTCTTTCAACGTTGAAGAAAGGTCAGTGTATTGTTCATGGACCTATTCAAAACGATAAAGGAGAGCTATCCAATCCAGCGCCACATATTGTAAACATATTACCTCTAAGTGACCGGATTTAA
- the dndD gene encoding DNA sulfur modification protein DndD, whose amino-acid sequence MLLKKLEFVNYKTYYGHQEVDLYIPEEERQTNGKNIILLGGLNGAGKTTILKAILYILFGKRGMSAPEYKRLFSNVINNTFFAEGGRECQVSLSLETDKGEEWTLKVKWFFNRDKTLSHEQRSLDIRSAGSKFKRSAQIENIDTYNKFIDKIIPYYAAPFFIFDGEEVKDIILRQNSQEMKEAIHKITGMESYKQLITDLTTLKHSIEKQLARSASHSSLKNAEQDLAALDQSISAYEAKQDKILSKMRNQQSLIDAAKRDRNEKLSKNSKSREVIVKNQTKVATQLDMARVELKKFFSENLIHIILNEKITNLKRTLKIEKEQNQKKILQNASLTPYRSFMDQLLNQPINPPLSSEQLNQIKALGKEIWMQENNIKTDPSNEVDEIHDISNKDYSYLTSLQVKSRDAITSFINTIERLSQEYNDLEIEIRNAPESVNLDSENDKIDILTKSLGEIDSKNKAVKKKLRILLDERTTLKNKFTRLNIQDTNSEDLIEQLNNVTSTIGAMSEYVTEVTKLKAEIIKEEFSSMLKTLFRKQDEFGKIEFDINTYSVRLYSDQKQEISIQERSAGEMQMISSALIWALTKVSDLSLPMVIDTPLGRLDSYHRSHLINHYYKHLSEQVIILSTDTEITGEYIRLMEKSSYKQYMLDYDEKKKYTVIRDGYFDFVRR is encoded by the coding sequence ATGTTACTAAAAAAGCTGGAATTCGTTAACTATAAGACATATTACGGGCATCAAGAAGTAGACTTGTATATTCCAGAAGAAGAAAGACAAACTAATGGTAAAAACATTATTCTACTAGGCGGTTTAAATGGAGCTGGAAAAACCACTATCCTTAAAGCAATTCTCTACATACTGTTTGGTAAACGTGGTATGTCAGCGCCAGAATATAAGCGCTTATTTTCTAACGTAATTAATAATACCTTTTTTGCAGAGGGTGGCCGAGAGTGTCAAGTTTCACTATCTTTAGAAACTGACAAAGGCGAAGAGTGGACGTTAAAAGTTAAATGGTTTTTTAATCGGGACAAAACTCTTTCTCATGAACAACGTTCCTTAGACATTCGAAGTGCTGGCTCGAAATTTAAACGCTCTGCGCAAATTGAAAACATTGATACCTATAATAAATTTATTGATAAAATCATTCCCTATTACGCAGCACCATTCTTTATCTTCGATGGTGAAGAAGTAAAAGATATTATCCTCCGTCAGAACAGTCAAGAAATGAAGGAAGCTATTCACAAGATTACTGGTATGGAATCCTATAAACAGCTAATTACAGATCTCACCACTCTTAAGCATTCGATTGAGAAACAGCTAGCGCGTTCAGCTAGTCACTCCTCTTTAAAGAATGCAGAGCAAGATTTAGCAGCACTTGATCAATCCATTTCAGCATATGAAGCAAAACAGGATAAGATCCTATCTAAAATGAGAAATCAACAATCATTAATTGATGCAGCTAAAAGAGATAGAAATGAAAAGTTATCCAAAAACTCTAAATCTAGAGAGGTAATTGTGAAGAATCAAACTAAGGTGGCAACCCAGTTAGATATGGCTAGAGTTGAATTAAAGAAATTCTTCTCAGAGAACCTTATTCACATTATCTTAAATGAAAAAATCACAAATCTTAAAAGAACGCTGAAAATAGAAAAAGAGCAAAACCAAAAGAAAATCCTACAGAATGCTTCTCTCACTCCTTACAGAAGCTTTATGGACCAACTACTTAATCAGCCTATAAATCCACCTCTTTCATCTGAACAGCTAAATCAGATAAAAGCATTAGGAAAAGAGATATGGATGCAAGAGAATAATATTAAAACTGACCCTTCCAATGAAGTCGATGAAATCCATGACATTTCAAACAAGGATTATTCGTATCTCACCTCATTACAGGTGAAAAGCCGGGATGCGATCACCAGTTTTATTAACACCATCGAACGACTGTCTCAAGAATATAATGACTTGGAAATCGAAATAAGAAATGCCCCAGAATCCGTCAATCTTGATTCTGAAAACGACAAGATCGACATACTCACCAAAAGTTTAGGGGAAATTGATTCCAAAAATAAAGCCGTCAAAAAAAAGCTTAGAATACTGCTAGACGAGCGAACGACTCTCAAAAATAAGTTTACAAGATTAAACATCCAAGATACCAATTCTGAAGACTTGATTGAGCAACTAAACAATGTGACAAGTACAATAGGGGCTATGAGTGAATATGTAACTGAGGTTACCAAGCTGAAAGCAGAGATTATTAAAGAAGAGTTTTCAAGCATGCTCAAAACCCTCTTTAGAAAACAGGATGAGTTTGGGAAGATCGAATTTGATATCAATACTTACTCAGTACGATTGTATAGTGATCAAAAGCAAGAGATCAGTATTCAGGAACGTTCAGCCGGTGAAATGCAAATGATCTCATCTGCTCTTATCTGGGCACTGACCAAAGTATCTGACCTCTCCCTACCAATGGTGATTGATACACCTCTTGGTCGTCTTGACAGCTACCACAGAAGTCACCTCATTAACCATTATTACAAACATTTGAGTGAGCAGGTCATCATTCTATCGACAGATACAGAAATTACAGGTGAGTACATTCGCCTTATGGAAAAATCATCGTATAAGCAATACATGCTGGATTATGATGAGAAGAAGAAGTATACCGTCATTCGAGATGGCTACTTCGATTTTGTAAGGAGGTAA
- a CDS encoding DNA modification system-associated small protein, whose product MKDLKRREIELMSRVCARNGVPPKLGRMLVKLAEKEAYENNSQTFRIKEYQSLINLHFKNNE is encoded by the coding sequence ATGAAAGATTTGAAAAGAAGAGAAATTGAGTTGATGTCTAGAGTATGTGCGCGTAATGGCGTACCTCCTAAATTAGGAAGGATGCTTGTAAAATTGGCTGAGAAGGAAGCTTATGAAAACAATAGCCAAACATTTAGAATCAAAGAATATCAATCACTTATAAATTTACATTTTAAAAACAATGAATAA
- a CDS encoding DUF819 domain-containing protein, whose amino-acid sequence MNQALIQPDDYITLWGIIVVWASVSIFLEQRYSWAAKISGAIIALVGAIILSNTGVIPTESPVYDAVWTFIIPLAIPLLLFHVNFKKVWKESGRLLILFLISSVGTVAGTIISFFLLRDHILYLDKLGAMLSASYVGGGVNFAAMAAKFAPPGEMVSSAVVADNLMMAIYFIVLMTIPTMGFFRKRFRAPHAEKVENGSMKEDGKTLAEGFWSRKEMSLKDIALSVGTAFLLVVVSFKIAELFAGIIPSGDDASFFLNLMNGLFGDKYLMLTTLTFLALALFPKYFDSINGSQEIGTFLIYLFFVVIGIPASIPLIIQNAPLLLVFVLIIVILNLGISLGAGKLLKYDLEEILLASNANVGGPTTAAAMAIAKGWKDLIGPILVVGTLGYIIGNYVGTTLGLWFAGLM is encoded by the coding sequence ATGAACCAAGCTCTCATTCAACCGGACGATTACATAACCCTGTGGGGGATCATCGTCGTATGGGCTTCCGTCAGCATCTTCCTCGAACAGCGCTATAGCTGGGCAGCGAAGATATCGGGAGCGATCATTGCCCTGGTGGGTGCTATTATTCTATCGAATACGGGGGTGATCCCGACGGAGTCACCGGTATATGATGCCGTGTGGACGTTCATCATTCCCCTTGCGATTCCCCTGCTCCTCTTCCATGTCAACTTTAAGAAGGTGTGGAAGGAGAGCGGGCGGCTGCTCATTCTGTTCTTGATCAGTTCCGTCGGGACAGTGGCGGGGACGATCATCAGTTTCTTCTTATTAAGGGATCACATTCTCTACCTTGATAAGCTCGGCGCGATGCTCAGTGCTTCGTATGTCGGGGGAGGGGTGAACTTTGCCGCCATGGCCGCGAAGTTCGCACCGCCGGGAGAAATGGTGTCGTCTGCGGTGGTGGCGGATAATCTGATGATGGCCATCTACTTCATCGTGCTGATGACGATCCCGACGATGGGCTTCTTCAGGAAACGATTCCGTGCGCCCCATGCGGAAAAGGTGGAAAACGGGAGCATGAAGGAAGACGGCAAGACGCTTGCCGAAGGATTCTGGTCGCGGAAGGAAATGTCTCTCAAGGATATAGCCCTGTCGGTCGGGACCGCCTTCCTGCTTGTGGTGGTGTCATTCAAGATCGCCGAACTATTTGCCGGAATCATCCCGTCTGGTGACGATGCGTCCTTCTTCCTGAATCTCATGAACGGGCTGTTCGGGGATAAGTACCTCATGCTCACGACGCTGACCTTCCTGGCACTGGCCCTGTTTCCGAAGTACTTCGACTCGATCAACGGCAGCCAGGAAATCGGGACATTCCTCATTTACCTATTCTTTGTCGTGATCGGCATACCGGCATCCATTCCGTTGATCATTCAGAATGCACCGCTGCTGCTAGTGTTTGTCCTGATCATCGTCATCCTCAACCTGGGCATTTCGCTCGGTGCAGGGAAGCTATTGAAATATGACCTTGAAGAAATCCTCCTCGCCAGCAACGCCAACGTCGGAGGCCCGACAACGGCTGCCGCCATGGCCATTGCGAAGGGATGGAAGGATTTGATTGGGCCGATCCTCGTAGTAGGTACGCTCGGGTATATCATCGGGAATTATGTTGGGACGACGCTTGGGTTGTGGTTTGCTGGGTTGATGTGA
- a CDS encoding GNAT family N-acetyltransferase gives MNRPFTLDCGDILLREFQPSDAESIYHLTSQPEVYEFLPDWRSTREQRLDWLTNYEVPDNEAFLSSLPTIGNGWLKLGIIEKETGAFIGFCNTGIKEELPEPNREIAFAISKHYRNKGYTTTAVKGLIAFLVEQTDVKQLNAVVLPRNHASRRVIEKSGFQFCGIVEIDGETHGHYVLST, from the coding sequence ATGAACAGACCCTTCACCCTGGACTGCGGCGATATCCTGTTAAGAGAATTTCAACCATCGGACGCAGAATCCATCTACCACTTGACGTCCCAGCCGGAGGTCTATGAATTCCTGCCCGACTGGCGTTCCACAAGAGAGCAGCGCCTGGACTGGCTGACGAATTACGAAGTCCCCGATAACGAGGCATTCCTCTCCTCCCTCCCCACCATCGGTAACGGGTGGCTCAAGCTTGGAATCATTGAAAAAGAGACGGGTGCCTTCATCGGCTTCTGCAATACAGGGATCAAGGAGGAACTCCCCGAACCCAACAGGGAAATTGCCTTTGCCATCTCCAAGCACTACCGGAATAAAGGCTACACGACCACGGCCGTAAAAGGACTCATCGCCTTCCTGGTTGAACAGACCGATGTGAAGCAGTTGAATGCAGTGGTCCTGCCCCGGAATCATGCTTCGAGAAGGGTCATTGAGAAAAGTGGTTTTCAGTTTTGCGGAATCGTGGAAATTGATGGCGAGACGCATGGTCATTATGTATTGTCTACGTGA
- a CDS encoding DUF2239 family protein: MTKTYTAFSGVKNVASGPLDRVVSTIKDQLDSNDWPQVLIFDDATGRQIDVDYHGPIHSKADTGEQAEAAQPRRVGRPKLGVVSGEVTLLPRHWEWLKSQPGGASVTLRKLVEDARRGGAQQAKASQEATYHFMTSMAGNFPHYEEALRELYAGNQSAFHQHIEDWTVDVKKYMKELSSRAFTEE; the protein is encoded by the coding sequence ATGACAAAAACCTACACCGCATTTTCAGGCGTCAAAAACGTTGCTAGTGGACCACTGGATCGAGTCGTCTCCACAATCAAAGACCAACTGGACAGCAACGATTGGCCCCAGGTCCTCATCTTTGACGATGCCACTGGCAGACAAATCGATGTTGATTATCACGGTCCGATCCATTCAAAGGCAGATACAGGAGAACAAGCGGAAGCAGCGCAACCACGACGGGTCGGCCGTCCTAAGCTCGGCGTCGTTTCCGGCGAAGTAACCCTCCTCCCCCGTCACTGGGAATGGCTCAAGAGTCAGCCCGGCGGCGCATCCGTCACCCTTCGGAAGCTCGTCGAAGACGCCCGACGCGGAGGAGCCCAGCAGGCCAAAGCATCCCAGGAAGCCACCTACCATTTCATGACCTCCATGGCCGGGAACTTCCCTCATTACGAAGAAGCGCTGCGCGAGCTCTATGCAGGAAATCAGTCTGCGTTTCACCAGCATATAGAGGACTGGACCGTTGATGTGAAGAAGTATATGAAGGAGCTCTCCAGTAGAGCATTCACTGAAGAGTGA
- a CDS encoding VOC family protein: protein MKSIVYLQFNGQAQEALTFYEKALQGTVEQVTFGAIPQDPPLPAEEQTMIMESRLDFSGNTLMISDVLPSMQAVTGSISPGTNVIISLIDGDPDLNQIYFDHLSQGGTIIMPLSSVPWSSSFGMVKDRFGVIWKFNSDASAFLNQLV from the coding sequence ATGAAATCAATCGTTTATCTTCAATTCAACGGCCAGGCACAGGAAGCACTCACATTTTACGAAAAGGCCCTACAAGGAACGGTGGAACAAGTGACCTTTGGCGCAATCCCTCAAGATCCCCCGTTACCGGCTGAAGAACAAACCATGATCATGGAGTCGCGACTCGACTTCTCTGGAAACACCCTCATGATCTCCGACGTTCTTCCGTCCATGCAAGCAGTCACGGGGTCCATCTCTCCCGGAACCAATGTGATCATCAGCCTGATCGACGGCGATCCCGATCTGAACCAAATATATTTTGACCATCTTTCTCAAGGAGGGACCATCATCATGCCCCTCTCGTCCGTTCCGTGGTCATCAAGCTTCGGCATGGTGAAAGACCGCTTCGGCGTGATATGGAAATTCAACAGTGACGCAAGTGCGTTTTTAAACCAGCTGGTTTGA